A region from the Spiroplasma taiwanense CT-1 genome encodes:
- a CDS encoding NADP-dependent glyceraldehyde-3-phosphate dehydrogenase — MRKYNALINNELIDNGQWLEIMNPTTLEIAGKVSALSAKDIDNAFKYARLSQEAWEAKHLLDRINILKKFKDLIVENKNEIAQIMTEEIAKSLKDSLNEVERTIEIIDYTFEEAKRIDPHSQTGEGMGAKNKIGVFSRVAKGVILAISPFNYPFNLAFAKIIPALVMGNTVVFKPATAGSLVGAFISKLVIKANLPKGIFNIVTGRGREIGDIITANKEIDMISFTGSVNIGNQIRKNGSTTDLVLELGGKDPALVLDDLNLEKYAEEIISGAFSYSGQRCTAIKRVLTTNQIADKLLPILKQKIEKLTVGSPFDNCDITPVIDEKSANYILGLIDNAKQNGAKIITGYKSEKNLIWPTLIDNVSIKMRVAWEEPFGPVLPIIRLNSIDEMIKISNESEFGLQASIFCQDISTAINTAKKIKTGTININSKSQRGPDSFPFLGIKNSGEGVQGIRESLLSMTRYRGIVLNY, encoded by the coding sequence ATGAGAAAATATAATGCTTTAATTAATAATGAATTAATTGATAATGGGCAATGATTAGAAATTATGAATCCAACAACTTTAGAAATTGCAGGTAAAGTTAGTGCTTTAAGTGCAAAAGATATTGATAATGCTTTTAAATATGCAAGACTTTCACAAGAAGCTTGAGAAGCAAAACATTTATTAGATAGAATTAATATTTTAAAAAAATTTAAAGATTTAATTGTGGAAAATAAAAATGAAATTGCACAAATTATGACAGAAGAAATTGCAAAATCCTTAAAAGATTCATTAAATGAGGTTGAAAGAACTATTGAAATAATTGATTATACGTTTGAAGAGGCAAAAAGAATTGATCCACATTCTCAAACTGGAGAAGGAATGGGAGCAAAAAATAAAATTGGTGTTTTTTCAAGGGTTGCAAAAGGTGTAATTCTTGCAATTTCTCCTTTTAATTATCCTTTTAATTTAGCTTTTGCAAAAATAATCCCAGCATTAGTTATGGGAAATACAGTTGTTTTTAAACCAGCAACTGCAGGAAGTTTGGTTGGAGCATTTATATCAAAACTTGTAATTAAAGCAAATTTACCAAAAGGAATTTTTAATATCGTTACAGGACGAGGAAGAGAAATTGGAGATATCATAACTGCAAATAAAGAAATTGATATGATTTCTTTTACAGGAAGTGTAAATATAGGGAATCAAATTAGAAAAAATGGAAGCACAACTGATTTAGTTTTGGAGTTGGGAGGAAAAGATCCAGCACTAGTTTTAGATGATTTAAATTTAGAAAAATATGCAGAGGAAATAATTTCAGGGGCATTTAGTTATTCAGGACAAAGATGTACGGCTATCAAAAGAGTTTTAACTACAAATCAAATTGCAGATAAATTATTGCCAATTTTAAAGCAAAAAATTGAAAAATTAACTGTAGGTTCACCTTTTGATAATTGTGATATAACACCAGTTATTGATGAAAAATCAGCAAATTACATTTTAGGTTTAATTGATAATGCAAAACAAAATGGTGCAAAAATAATCACAGGATATAAATCTGAAAAAAATTTAATTTGACCAACACTAATTGATAATGTTTCAATTAAAATGAGAGTTGCATGAGAAGAACCTTTTGGTCCAGTTTTGCCAATAATTAGATTAAATTCAATTGATGAAATGATTAAAATTTCAAATGAATCTGAATTTGGACTTCAAGCAAGTATTTTTTGCCAAGATATTTCAACAGCAATAAATACTGCAAAAAAAATAAAGACAGGAACAATTAATATAAATTCAAAATCTCAAAGAGGTCCTGATTCTTTTCCTTTTTTAGGCATTAAAAATTCTGGTGAAGGTGTTCAAGGAATTAGAGAATCATTACTAAGCATGACAAGATATAGAGGAATAGTTTTAAATTATTAA
- a CDS encoding dUTP diphosphatase: MLKNKNLIYLKDKQIILDKYIMENKGLVVNSEITKKKIIALLVEISEFVNEYRSFKYWSNKKPSERNILLEEYIDALHFILSLGNDLNFNFEKFKNQSTLNILNIDDWTIEVYLKILEFQKNQDFNSFSILFNVFLVLVDLLNVSDEELLEIYNNKNEINFKRQNTGY, from the coding sequence ATGTTAAAAAATAAAAATTTAATTTATTTAAAAGATAAACAAATAATTTTAGATAAATATATTATGGAAAATAAAGGTTTAGTAGTGAATTCTGAAATAACAAAGAAAAAAATAATTGCATTATTGGTTGAAATTTCAGAATTTGTCAATGAGTATAGATCATTTAAATATTGATCAAATAAGAAGCCAAGTGAGAGAAATATCCTTCTAGAAGAATATATAGATGCACTTCATTTTATATTAAGTTTAGGAAATGATTTGAATTTTAATTTTGAAAAATTTAAAAATCAATCTACTTTAAATATATTAAATATTGATGATTGAACAATTGAAGTTTATTTAAAAATATTAGAATTTCAAAAAAACCAAGATTTCAATTCATTTTCAATTTTATTTAATGTTTTTTTAGTTTTAGTAGATTTATTAAATGTTTCAGATGAAGAATTATTAGAAATTTATAACAATAAAAATGAAATAAATTTTAAAAGACAAAATACTGGTTATTAA
- a CDS encoding SufB/SufD family protein, with protein sequence MLEIALSPAYLDFRNELPSSYTFSKNETKILLLEKAQGSIEFDINNNTELNLVILFLPSIDNSKKIFNLDFNLNKNSNLNLKIANLNNFNCDDNISINLNGENSLIDYYSSTIINKNFNKNSVIKSIHNSRNSSSNIQAYEVLKDISKGFIRCISDIRQGSSSSEAHQELRLLVLDKEAKADSDPVLLIDENDIVASHANAIGMLDPDQIFYLLSRGLNKIEAQELIINGYFEPVFQLIENEDLLNYLKKTLKEMI encoded by the coding sequence ATGTTAGAGATAGCTTTATCACCAGCATATTTAGATTTTAGAAATGAATTACCTAGTAGTTATACTTTTAGTAAAAATGAAACAAAAATATTGCTTTTAGAAAAAGCACAAGGAAGTATAGAGTTTGATATTAATAATAATACAGAATTAAATTTGGTGATTTTATTTTTGCCCTCAATTGATAATTCAAAAAAAATATTTAATTTGGATTTTAATTTAAATAAAAATAGTAATTTAAATTTAAAAATAGCAAATTTAAATAATTTTAATTGTGATGATAATATATCAATTAATTTAAATGGAGAAAATTCATTAATAGATTATTATAGTTCTACAATTATTAATAAAAATTTTAATAAAAATAGTGTAATAAAATCTATTCATAATTCTAGAAATTCTTCTTCAAATATTCAAGCATATGAAGTTTTAAAAGATATTTCAAAAGGATTTATAAGATGTATTAGTGATATAAGACAAGGTTCAAGTTCATCTGAAGCTCATCAAGAATTAAGATTATTAGTTTTAGATAAAGAAGCAAAAGCAGACTCTGATCCAGTTTTATTAATTGATGAAAATGATATTGTTGCAAGTCATGCAAATGCAATAGGAATGTTAGACCCAGATCAAATTTTTTATTTACTATCAAGAGGATTAAATAAAATTGAAGCTCAAGAACTTATAATCAATGGTTATTTTGAACCAGTATTTCAATTAATTGAAAATGAAGATTTATTAAATTATTTGAAAAAAACTTTAAAGGAAATGATTTAA
- a CDS encoding TrmH family RNA methyltransferase, translated as MQKITSVANKLIQELILLKEISYQKETKKYLIEGLKMVDLAISKGVVESIFIEKQYIDKYKDFTNSFEITDNISKKISSLKSSQGIFAICKIQDFKEIDSNYLILDGIQDPGNLGTLLRSALAFEFKNIICSNDCVNFYNSKVLRATQSNHFELNLINTDLKKFLEELIQKEVVIIGTILQNESNFNYEKIKKKKIALILGNEGNGISKEVRDLIQLNAKIKINPEVESLNVGVAGSILMNEIYSKNKGV; from the coding sequence ATGCAAAAAATAACTTCTGTGGCAAATAAGCTCATTCAAGAGTTAATTTTATTAAAAGAGATAAGTTATCAAAAAGAAACTAAAAAATATTTGATAGAAGGGCTTAAAATGGTGGATTTGGCAATATCAAAAGGAGTTGTAGAATCTATTTTTATAGAAAAACAATATATTGATAAATATAAAGATTTTACTAATTCTTTTGAAATTACAGATAATATTTCAAAAAAAATATCTTCACTAAAATCATCACAAGGAATTTTTGCAATATGTAAAATTCAAGATTTTAAGGAAATTGATTCTAATTATTTAATTCTAGATGGAATACAAGATCCAGGAAATCTAGGAACATTATTAAGAAGTGCTTTAGCTTTTGAATTTAAAAATATTATTTGTTCAAATGATTGTGTAAATTTTTATAATTCAAAAGTATTAAGAGCCACTCAATCGAATCATTTTGAATTAAATTTAATAAATACGGATTTAAAAAAATTTTTAGAAGAGTTAATCCAAAAGGAAGTCGTTATTATTGGAACTATTTTGCAAAATGAAAGTAATTTTAATTATGAAAAAATAAAAAAGAAAAAAATTGCTTTAATTTTAGGAAATGAAGGAAATGGAATTTCAAAAGAAGTTAGGGATTTAATACAATTAAATGCAAAAATTAAAATAAATCCTGAGGTGGAAAGTTTGAATGTGGGTGTTGCAGGCTCAATTTTAATGAATGAAATATATTCAAAAAATAAGGGTGTATAA
- a CDS encoding glucose-6-phosphate isomerase translates to MIKSNFKNTKIESEIKNFDIKKINLIHEMIENKTGLGNDFLGWVNWPVEFDENELKKMKEVASKLRQEIDVLLVVGIGGSYLGARAADEMIRGLYHKDKVELIYIGNTISSSYTQQIIDYLQNKEFGIVNISKSGTTTEPGIAFRVFEQLLVNQKGKENSRSRIIAVTDKIKGALKQLATAENYETFTIPDDIGGRFSVFTPVGIFPLLVAGVDVDKIFIGAKKAMEDTKNTWNEAYKYAIARYLLHKQENYKVETLVSYEMQMQIFTEWWKQLFGESEGKDGKGLFPTSCVFSTDLHSLGQFIQEGSKNVLFETVIDVKKPQIDLKVPLNDEDLDGLNYLTKNSFHEINRTALEGVVDAHANVGQVSNIILEFEKMDSEMFGYAAYWFMKACAMSGYLLEVNPFNQPGVEVYKTNMFKLLKKPGF, encoded by the coding sequence ATGATAAAAAGCAATTTTAAAAATACTAAAATTGAAAGTGAAATCAAAAATTTTGATATTAAAAAAATAAATTTAATTCATGAAATGATTGAAAATAAAACAGGACTAGGAAATGATTTTTTAGGTTGAGTTAACTGGCCAGTTGAATTTGATGAAAATGAATTGAAGAAAATGAAAGAAGTAGCAAGTAAATTAAGACAAGAAATTGATGTTCTACTTGTTGTTGGTATTGGTGGAAGTTATCTTGGGGCGAGAGCAGCTGATGAAATGATTAGAGGTTTATACCATAAAGATAAGGTTGAACTAATTTACATAGGAAATACAATTTCTTCTTCATATACACAACAAATTATTGATTATTTGCAAAATAAAGAATTTGGAATTGTAAATATTTCTAAATCAGGAACAACTACTGAACCTGGAATTGCTTTTAGAGTTTTTGAGCAATTATTAGTTAATCAAAAGGGAAAAGAAAATTCAAGATCAAGAATTATTGCAGTAACAGATAAAATAAAGGGAGCTTTAAAACAATTAGCAACTGCTGAGAATTATGAAACTTTTACTATTCCAGATGATATTGGAGGTAGATTTTCAGTATTTACTCCAGTTGGAATTTTTCCTCTGCTTGTAGCTGGTGTTGATGTAGACAAAATATTTATTGGAGCTAAAAAAGCAATGGAAGATACAAAAAATACTTGAAATGAAGCTTATAAATATGCTATTGCAAGGTATTTATTACATAAACAAGAAAACTATAAAGTAGAAACATTGGTAAGTTATGAAATGCAAATGCAGATTTTTACTGAATGATGGAAACAGTTATTTGGTGAATCAGAAGGAAAAGATGGTAAAGGATTATTTCCAACTAGTTGTGTTTTTTCAACTGATTTACATTCGCTTGGACAATTTATTCAAGAAGGGTCAAAAAATGTTTTATTTGAAACTGTTATTGATGTTAAAAAACCTCAAATTGATTTAAAAGTACCACTAAATGATGAAGATTTAGATGGTTTAAATTATTTAACCAAAAATTCATTTCATGAAATTAATAGAACAGCATTAGAAGGAGTAGTTGATGCTCATGCAAATGTGGGTCAAGTTTCAAATATTATTTTAGAATTTGAAAAAATGGATTCAGAAATGTTTGGTTATGCAGCATATTGATTTATGAAGGCTTGTGCAATGAGTGGATACTTACTTGAAGTAAATCCATTTAATCAACCAGGTGTTGAGGTTTATAAAACAAATATGTTTAAACTATTAAAAAAACCAGGATTCTAA
- a CDS encoding aminotransferase class V-fold PLP-dependent enzyme, whose amino-acid sequence MNYKEKFSYFRNNAEEIYFDSAATSIKFDEVIKAQSDYDLKIAANTHNSLFDNAYKANTLLKELRTKIADFIGIQNYKEIIFTSGATYSLNQLVFGLKEIFKEGDEILLTELEHSSNLLPWMVLAEENKLKINYFKLSENFSIDISKINECVTKKTKIVSFAMNSNTIGIQNDVINIVEEIKKINANTIIILDLAQSIAHNIINLKELNVDAVAFSAHKMYGPFGLGILWAKQELLKLMKPILYGGGNNSSIFKNSYKLAPIPEKFEAGTLNLSAIYAYNKCIDVINELGMKNLIEYEKNLKMYFKSKINEININKFEFYNLENDQPILLFNLIGVNAQDFGSFLNKKYKISVRVGKHCARLTSNLLNVESTIRVSFSIYNTKQDIDTFIEALKDCDDWINEII is encoded by the coding sequence ATGAACTATAAAGAAAAATTTTCTTATTTTAGAAATAATGCTGAAGAAATTTATTTTGATTCTGCTGCTACAAGCATAAAATTTGATGAAGTTATTAAAGCACAAAGTGATTATGATTTAAAAATTGCTGCAAATACTCATAATTCTTTATTTGATAATGCATATAAGGCAAATACTTTATTAAAAGAATTAAGAACTAAAATAGCAGATTTTATTGGAATTCAAAATTATAAAGAAATTATTTTTACAAGTGGAGCAACTTACTCATTAAATCAATTGGTATTTGGCTTAAAAGAAATATTTAAAGAGGGTGATGAAATTTTATTAACTGAACTAGAACATTCTTCAAATTTACTTCCTTGAATGGTACTTGCTGAAGAAAATAAGTTAAAAATTAATTATTTTAAACTCAGTGAAAATTTCTCTATTGATATTTCAAAAATTAATGAATGTGTAACAAAAAAAACAAAAATTGTTTCTTTTGCAATGAATTCTAATACTATTGGAATCCAAAATGATGTCATTAACATTGTTGAAGAAATAAAAAAAATTAATGCAAATACAATAATTATTTTGGATCTTGCACAATCAATTGCTCATAATATTATAAATTTGAAAGAGCTCAATGTTGATGCAGTTGCATTTTCAGCTCATAAAATGTATGGTCCATTTGGTTTAGGTATTTTATGAGCAAAACAAGAATTACTAAAATTAATGAAACCAATTCTATATGGAGGAGGAAATAATTCAAGTATTTTTAAAAATTCATATAAATTAGCCCCAATTCCAGAAAAATTTGAAGCAGGTACATTAAATTTATCTGCAATTTATGCATATAATAAGTGTATTGATGTTATAAATGAACTAGGAATGAAAAATCTTATAGAATATGAAAAAAATCTAAAAATGTACTTTAAGAGCAAAATTAATGAAATTAATATAAATAAATTTGAATTCTATAATTTAGAAAATGATCAACCAATTTTGTTATTTAATTTAATTGGAGTTAATGCACAAGATTTTGGATCTTTTTTAAATAAAAAGTACAAAATTTCAGTTAGAGTTGGAAAACATTGTGCAAGATTAACTTCAAATTTATTAAATGTTGAATCAACAATAAGGGTTAGTTTCTCTATTTATAATACTAAACAAGATATTGATACATTTATTGAAGCATTAAAAGATTGTGATGATTGAATAAACGAAATTATTTAA
- the sufC gene encoding Fe-S cluster assembly ATPase SufC — MNKLEIIDLYVKIEEKEILKGINLIINSGEIHALMGPNGNGKSTLLMAIMGHPKYEITSGDIKINGESILELSVDERSKLGIFLAMQNPQIIPGVTNLEFLKYIVNAHNKESKKLQEIFKEVKQQANNLDFDLNMLKRFVNDGFSGGEKKKNEILQLKLLNPIFSLIDEIDSGLDVDALEVVSKNLNEIDLSKNAMIIVSHYDRFFKKVTPTHAHVIINGKIIKSGGNEIVEKINTEGYSWAKELVK, encoded by the coding sequence ATGAATAAATTAGAAATAATAGACTTATATGTAAAAATAGAAGAGAAAGAAATTTTAAAGGGTATTAATTTAATTATTAACTCTGGAGAAATTCATGCTTTAATGGGTCCAAATGGTAATGGTAAATCAACTTTACTAATGGCTATAATGGGACATCCAAAATATGAAATTACGTCAGGTGATATAAAAATTAATGGAGAATCCATTTTGGAATTAAGTGTTGATGAAAGAAGTAAACTGGGAATATTTCTTGCAATGCAAAATCCTCAAATAATTCCGGGTGTAACAAATTTAGAATTTTTAAAATATATTGTAAATGCTCATAATAAAGAATCTAAAAAATTGCAAGAAATTTTTAAAGAAGTAAAACAACAAGCAAATAATTTGGATTTTGATTTAAATATGTTGAAAAGATTTGTAAATGATGGTTTTAGTGGTGGAGAAAAGAAAAAAAATGAGATTTTACAACTAAAATTATTAAATCCAATTTTTAGTTTGATTGATGAAATTGATTCAGGACTTGACGTAGATGCTTTAGAGGTTGTTTCAAAAAATTTAAATGAAATTGATTTATCAAAAAATGCAATGATAATTGTTTCCCATTATGATAGATTTTTTAAAAAAGTTACACCAACACATGCGCACGTTATTATTAATGGAAAAATTATTAAGAGTGGTGGTAATGAAATTGTTGAAAAAATTAATACTGAAGGTTATTCATGAGCAAAGGAATTGGTTAAATAA
- the sufB gene encoding Fe-S cluster assembly protein SufB: protein MKKLKQEEEIKQIADYKYGFNEGELSTYKVDKGLNINVIKQISKHKQEPEWMLKYRLESLEKFNKKPQPNFGPDLNWVDFNDYYYYTEGASDTVKTWDEVPDNIKRTFERLGIPEAEKNFLMGINVQWDAKPVYERMQDELTKQGVIFTDCDTALKKHPELFKKYFGTLVDNDDNKYASLNAAVWSGGTFIYIPNGVKLEKPLQAYFRINYQASGQFERTLIIVEDDAELHYIEGCTAPIYSKNNLHAAIVEIFVGKRASMRYTTVQNWSDNVLNLVTKRSLVEEDGRMEWVDGNIGSKVNMKYPSCILKGDRAQGDTISIAVAKKGVYQDAGSKMIHLGKETKSKIVSKSITFQGGTANYRGLAYIGPNAINSKARVECDTLILDNQSHSDTIPQNKVHNNESQIEHEATVSKVSEEQLFYLMSRGLDEAQALEIIVMGFLEPFTKELPLEYAVELNQLIKMDMEGSVG from the coding sequence ATGAAAAAATTAAAACAAGAAGAAGAAATTAAACAAATAGCAGATTATAAATATGGTTTTAATGAGGGGGAATTATCAACTTATAAAGTTGATAAAGGATTAAATATTAATGTTATAAAACAAATTTCAAAACATAAACAAGAACCTGAATGAATGCTAAAATATAGACTTGAAAGCTTAGAAAAATTTAATAAAAAACCTCAACCAAATTTTGGTCCTGACTTAAACTGAGTTGACTTTAATGATTATTATTACTATACAGAAGGTGCTTCAGATACTGTAAAAACATGAGATGAGGTACCAGATAATATAAAAAGAACTTTTGAAAGATTAGGTATTCCGGAAGCTGAAAAAAATTTCTTAATGGGAATAAATGTTCAATGGGATGCAAAACCAGTTTATGAAAGAATGCAAGATGAGTTAACAAAACAAGGTGTAATTTTTACAGATTGTGACACAGCTTTAAAAAAACACCCAGAATTATTTAAAAAATATTTTGGAACATTAGTTGACAATGATGATAATAAATATGCTTCTTTAAATGCAGCAGTTTGAAGTGGGGGAACATTTATTTATATACCAAATGGTGTTAAACTTGAAAAGCCATTGCAAGCCTATTTTAGAATAAATTATCAAGCTTCAGGTCAATTTGAAAGAACTCTTATAATTGTTGAAGATGATGCAGAATTGCATTATATTGAGGGATGTACTGCACCAATTTATTCAAAAAATAATTTACATGCTGCAATTGTAGAAATTTTTGTTGGTAAAAGAGCTTCTATGAGATATACAACTGTTCAAAATTGAAGTGACAATGTTTTGAACCTTGTAACAAAAAGAAGTTTAGTTGAAGAAGATGGAAGAATGGAATGAGTGGACGGAAATATTGGTTCAAAAGTGAACATGAAGTATCCTTCTTGTATTTTAAAGGGTGATAGAGCACAAGGAGATACAATTTCTATAGCAGTTGCAAAAAAAGGTGTTTATCAAGATGCAGGAAGTAAAATGATTCATTTAGGTAAAGAAACAAAATCAAAAATTGTTTCAAAATCAATAACATTTCAAGGTGGAACTGCAAATTATAGGGGACTTGCATATATTGGACCAAATGCTATTAATTCAAAAGCAAGAGTAGAATGTGATACTTTAATTTTAGATAATCAATCTCATTCAGATACAATTCCTCAAAATAAAGTTCATAATAATGAATCTCAAATTGAACATGAAGCAACTGTTTCAAAAGTAAGTGAAGAACAATTATTTTATTTAATGAGTAGAGGTTTAGATGAAGCACAAGCACTTGAAATTATAGTAATGGGTTTTTTAGAACCTTTTACAAAAGAATTACCTTTGGAATACGCAGTTGAGCTTAATCAATTAATAAAAATGGATATGGAAGGATCCGTAGGTTAA
- a CDS encoding iron-sulfur cluster assembly scaffold protein — MFNKADKIQLRQIIMEHYTEPENKGLIKNEKAIIKFQDSPTCSDEINVQLLIENNKIINARFDGNACAISTASTDILSSKLINLTLSEAEEQLVNYYNMIAGNDYNEQILDELIAFWEINKQGNRINCALLGADGFRKILKGEE; from the coding sequence ATGTTTAATAAGGCTGATAAAATTCAATTAAGACAAATTATAATGGAACATTATACTGAGCCAGAAAATAAAGGTCTTATTAAAAATGAAAAAGCTATTATTAAATTTCAAGATTCTCCAACTTGTAGTGATGAAATAAATGTTCAATTATTAATTGAAAATAATAAAATAATTAATGCAAGATTTGATGGAAACGCTTGTGCAATTTCAACAGCATCAACAGATATCTTATCTTCTAAATTAATCAATTTAACACTTAGTGAAGCAGAAGAACAGTTAGTGAATTATTATAATATGATTGCTGGAAATGATTACAATGAACAAATCCTTGATGAATTAATTGCATTTTGAGAAATAAATAAACAAGGAAATAGAATAAATTGTGCACTTTTGGGAGCTGATGGTTTTAGAAAAATATTAAAAGGAGAGGAGTAA
- a CDS encoding NifU family protein produces MEKNNLEKEVKQVLEQLRMYVTQDGGDMEFVAIKNRLVYIRLKGNCVGCSMTELTFKEGIETVLLEEFPYELDGVELVM; encoded by the coding sequence TTGGAAAAAAATAACTTAGAAAAAGAAGTAAAACAAGTTTTAGAGCAATTAAGAATGTATGTAACACAAGACGGTGGAGATATGGAATTTGTTGCAATAAAAAATAGACTTGTTTATATTCGTTTAAAAGGAAATTGTGTTGGTTGTAGTATGACAGAATTAACATTTAAAGAAGGTATTGAAACAGTTTTACTAGAAGAATTCCCATATGAATTAGATGGTGTTGAATTAGTAATGTAA
- a CDS encoding S1 RNA-binding domain-containing protein, translated as MLNKGQKINAKVTAIVNYGAFCEIEHENEIIKGLIHISEISDFFVKSISDFLTVGQEYEIEVIEIIDAKNQIKLSYKKLRPELLKSTDVKIKETGSGFDNLKSSIESK; from the coding sequence ATGTTAAACAAAGGACAAAAAATAAATGCAAAAGTAACTGCTATAGTTAATTATGGTGCTTTTTGTGAAATAGAACATGAAAATGAAATAATTAAAGGACTAATTCATATTTCAGAAATTTCAGATTTTTTTGTAAAAAGTATTAGTGATTTTTTAACTGTTGGACAAGAATATGAAATAGAAGTTATAGAAATAATTGATGCTAAAAATCAAATAAAGCTAAGCTATAAAAAATTAAGACCAGAATTATTAAAGTCAACAGATGTAAAAATTAAAGAAACTGGCAGTGGATTTGATAACTTAAAGAGCAGTATAGAATCTAAATAA